One window of the Salvia miltiorrhiza cultivar Shanhuang (shh) chromosome 6, IMPLAD_Smil_shh, whole genome shotgun sequence genome contains the following:
- the LOC130989456 gene encoding uncharacterized protein LOC130989456 → MTPDLGLGTMSQMRFSGLTSTHSTSTSQFPSTTFSAQIAQLQAELQQTQQREAALQAEMEERRQREAAIQAELKEWRRRETEMETRQSEMQQQLTRILQFFQSSSRMFNSLDGMSPPPPTPTPVKLESGGEPSFAMEVEGENGSKEM, encoded by the coding sequence ATGACGCCGGATCTAGGACTGGGCACGATGTCGCAAATGCGTTTTTCTGGTTTGACGAGCACTCATTCAACGAGCACGTCTCAGTTTCCTTCAACAACATTCTCCGCTCAGATTGCACAGCTCCAGGCGGAGTTACAGCAAACACAGCAGAGGGAGGCTGCTTTACAGGCTGAAATGGAGGAGCGACGACAGAGGGAGGCTGCAATACAGGCGGAGTTGAAGGAGTGGCGTCGGAGGGAGACAGAAATGGAAACTAGGCAGTCGGAGATGCAACAACAGCTCACCCGTATTCTGCAGTTCTTCCAATCATCCTCGAGGATGTTCAACAGCCTTGATGGAAtgtccccccctcccccaaccCCAACCCCAGTGAAGCTGGAGTCTGGAGGAGAACCGAGTTTTGCCATGGAAGTGGAGGGGGAAAATGGCTCAAAAGAAATGTGA